AAAAACGCCCCGGAATACCAATTCGTCACCCTTGCTTTCAACCGGCGGCTGGGATTCCTAGCCGGCTGGTTGACGACCTGGTCGATGATTATTTCAACGGCGGTGATCTCTCTGGGTTTTGCCGGTTATCTCGAGAACCTGTTCCACGTCCCCCCGATCGCCGGAGCCCTGGGCTTGATGGCCGTAATGACGGTTATTGTTTTTTCGGGCATGAGAAAATCGGTCGCTTTATTGATTGGTCTCACCGTGCCGACGGTACTGGGCCTAGTCGCCGTCATCCTGATCGGGGTCCCGCACATAGGGACATTCAACCTCTTTGAGACGGCATCGGGATTTACAGGGGTTTTCGGCGCCACCGCCCTGGTGTTTTTCGCCCTGCTCGGCTTCGAGACCATGGCCAACCTAGCCGAAGAAATGAAGAAACCTGAGAAAGACCTGCCGAAAGCGATGCTCTTTGTGCTGGCGATCAGCGCTGTATTATATGTCCTGGTGTCGGTGTCAGTGGTCAGCGTCCTGGGATTTTCAGACCTGAGCCTGTCGACGGCTCCCATGGCTGACGTGGCGTCGCGCACCGTGGGGTCTCAGGCGGGGGCGTTCATTGCTGTTTTGTCTCTGACGGCGACCAGCAGCAGCGGGCTGTTCCTGCTGATGTCTTCGTCGCGGGCGGTATGGGCGATGTCCTGCGCCGGGGTGCTGCCGCTGCCTTTTTGTTCAATCAACCAGCAGCGCACTCCCTGGATCGCGATACTGGGGGTCGGGATCCTGGCCAGCCTGTTCGTATTCCTGGAGAACATTGAGGTTGTCGCCCAGGTCACCAACATTGCCGTCCTCCTGGCATTCGCCGGAGTAAATGCCGCGGCCATAAAACTGGCGGACAGAATCGAACCCAACCCGTCCCGACTGATGCAAGCTCGAATCGTACCTGCCCTGGGGCTGGTGCTGAGCGGCTGGTTGGCCCTGAACACCGGGACGATCGCCCTGATATTCGGAGGCGTCCTCACCGCGGTTGGCCTCGTCTATTACAACATTATATTACGAAAACGGGCTGGGACAGCAGACTAGCCCGGTCTTTACTCGATTTAGCCGAAGCCAAAAACCGGTAGCCGGTTTACTTCTGACCGAACGGCAATACCTTCAAAGTCGCCAGGTTCCCGAGGTCGTTCAACTGCAGCCTCGACTGCGACACGGTGTAGAGGACGTCGCCAATGTACAAGCTGCGGGTAATCTCAGCCGGTCCGCCGTAGAAATACATCCCGCTCTTCTGGAAAACGTCGGTCGAATCGTAGTGGGTGACCTTGCCCTTCAAGGCAAAGCCGCTCTTCAGAGTCAGGTTGTAGACGTAGGCGCCCTGGAAAATATACTCGCCCTGCTGATTCTTGGGCTGACCCGGCTTCAACTGGGCTACGGTAACCGGCAGGACCAGAAGTCCCGACTGTTTATCGAACAACAAAGCCTTGTGGTCGTCGCCGACAATGGTCTCGGTGCCTCGATCGCCGATGACTTCCTTGTAAACCTCGATCGGATTGGCGACGTCGCTGACGTCGAACAGAGACAACTTGACGCCCTGGATGGCGGTGTAATAGACGGCGTTTTCGGTATGGATCAGGCCGGCGTCGATGCTGGGATCGACTTCGTGGCCAATGCCGATGAGGTGGGTCTCATCGTACGGCTCCAGATAATCGCTGTAGCCCGGGATCTTCAGTTTGCCGAGGATCTTGGGAGATGCCGGCTGGGAAAGATCGATGACGAAGAGCGGATCGACATGGAGGAAGGTCACCATATAAGCCCGCTTGCCCATGAACCGGACGGCGTAAATGCTTTCACCGGGGGCGACGTCCTCAAGGGCGCCGGCATCCTTCATGGAACTATCGAGAACGTAGATATTGTTAGTGGAGGTGTCGCGGCTGTTCACGTAGCCGCTGATGGTAGTGGCGATGCGGAAGTAGCCGTTGAATTCATCCATGGCGAATTGGTTCAGGATGTGCCCCTTGACCTTGCCGGTGGCGGCGAAGGTGGCGTTACCGCCTTTCAGGGAGAATTTGGTGACGACGGTGTTCTGGGTATTATCGGTGACGACCTCACCGATGCCGGTGTAGGCCGGCCAGGAGGTCTGGGCGACGTACAGGCTGTCCAGTGAGGCGTAAACGTTCTCGCCGCTGCCGGCGATGACGGTCTTGCCGACCTCTCTATTGGCGTCGGTCATCGACATTGACGCAATGGTAAGGAAGCTGGCGGCCTGGACTGGCGGGATGTAGCCTATCTGGTTGTAGCCGGCGATGGGTTGGAAATTGCCGGGCTTGGCATCGCCGACGGTCTCGCGGTAGGCCGGAATAAGGTCCGCAGCCGTGGGTTTGGTCTGGGCGTAACGGGGATAGGAGTTAACCACAAAGTAGACGTCGGCGCCGATCTTGCGTGAGGTCAGGTACGAACCCTCGATATCGATGCTCTTCAATAGTTTGGGATTCGAACGGTCCTTGATATCGTAGAGTTTGACCGATACCAGACCGGACTGAACCGGATAGGGCATGATGGCAATGCCGCCTTTGACATCGGCGGGCAGGATGGTGGGATAACCGGGATCGCCGCCGGTGGAATAAGTCGAACCGAAGACGGCTAGGCGATCTCCGTCGACGAAAAGCTCTCGGGGGGTGAACCCCGTGATGGCAATCTGCGCGATGATCTTGGCGGTGTCCGCCGGAAAAGCCTGGACGATATAAATGGTGCTGCCAGAAACGACGTAGACGTATTTGCCGTCGGTCTTGACGATATCGGCTTCATCCACGCCAGCGACCTGGATATTGGTGCCGGAGTAAGCGGCGTCGCTGGCCGCATTGGCGGCGCCGGCTACGGGCGCCAGAACAGGGGGCATTATTCCTTCTTTAGCGTAGTAGCCGCCTGAATAACCGCGGGCTTGTGCCTGGGTAAACGCGGAAACCAGCGCTTCTTCCGAAGCGAATACGGGTAGCCCCGAGACCGGGTCTTTCACCTCACCCGCCGAACATCCGGGGATAATCAGCATACCTGCAAAAGCCAAAATCGACAGACCAAAAATAGCGATCTTTTTCATAGGGCACTACCTCAAACGGAGTTTCTACACTCTATAACGATGAATATATTCGAAAGATATCCCGCATTTCTGATCTTTTTAAATATCGACGAGGGGAATATCAGAACCGAGGGGCAACCCTGATCCCAATTTTTACGTTATTGTAACGGAGGACAATGAAATGAAGAGTTGGCTCCAGCCCATCCCGGTGTTATTCCTCGCTGTGGTTTTAACGGGCATGGCTACCTTAGGGGCCTGCACCTCGAAAGAACCGGCAACCGAAGGGTTTGCTATTTACCTGACGAAGAACGATATTTCTCCGACAATGCTGCCAGCTATGAACTATATCGGTCTTGCCGATGCGCCACTTATCAGCGGAGATGATATCGTTTCTTATGATGCCAAGACGCATGAGATAAAGCTCAGCGATGAAGCATTTGTCCGGATTACCGAACTCAAGGTGCCGACCACGGGCAAGTCCTTTGTGGTGTGTGTCGACAACCAGATCAAGTACGTCGGCGCTTTCTGGACGCCGATTTCTTCTCAGTCGTTCGACGGCATTACGATCGTAAAGCCCCTCGGGTCAGATAAAAAGGTTATCCAGATCGGGCTGGGATATCCCGGCGCGGGGTTTTTCCAAGGTTACGATACCCGATCCGACCGCAAAATCCTCGACGCTCTGGAGAAAGTGGGTAAGCTGGTCGGATAGTGCGGCTGGCGGGTCGGCACTCACACATAGACTTAAAGGCAACAATATATTGACATTCACTTGCCCGGTTGTATACTCAAAGCAGCATGTTCACCGTGCAAACCCTTGCTGCGGCAACCATTTACCTGTTGGCGCTGATAAATCCCATCAGCAAGGTCTTTTTCCTGGCATCCGCCGAAGACGTTAAGCGCGGCCGCGATCTACTCATCGTTTCGCTAGAATCCTCGGCCGCAGCATTGCTGATACTGGTGGTTTTCATCATCCTTGGCAATATAGTTTTTACTCAGGTTTTCCACGTAGATATCTACTCATTCGAGATACTGGGCGGCATCGTGCTGTTCAGCATGGGATACAGGGCATTGACCAAGGGGGTATTTTACGAGGCGCAGGAAAGCCAACACCTGACTGAACACGCCATCATGCCGCTGGCATCGCCGCTCATTGCCGGGCCAGCCACGATCACCGCCGTCATCGCCCTCACTGCTCAGAATGGCATGCTGCAGACCTCGCTGGCGACGTTTATCGCCATTGCCATCAATTTCGTTTTTATGCTGATCGCGATACCCCTGTTCAATCTATTGAGACACTACAACCTGATCGGCGCTTTGATACGCGTCACCGGGCTGATCGTGTCGATGATCTCGGTGCAGTTGATACTTGAGGGGTTGAGGAGATGGATCGCCACTTTATAGCCGGCCTCAAAAGTAGACCACTGGAACGTAAAGGTCTCTATGCCGAAGGCGGTCAATGAACTCCTGGAAAAGGGATATTTTTACCTGGCGACATTCAAGGGTTTAGAAGGGATCGAAAACGAGGGCATATCCGATAAGAAAATCAGGAATAAGTACCGAAAAATGCTTGAAGTTAAGAGCGAAAAGACCGGAAAATTTCTGAAACTCGAGCGTCCGGCCGATTAAATCTAGATGGCGGCGTAGGGTCGATGAATTGCCTTTTGGGATTTCAAGAGATTGATGCGTTCTATCAAACCATAGAAGATCTGTTTGAGGTTCGCGAGTTCCTCGATAAGTTCCAACGTGGGCGGGTGTTTGAGTTCATCTAAGGAGTCTCGACCGCGGAGATCAAGCGCGGATAACCGGAGTTCTATCTGCTCTATCCGGCAGGCAACCTTGTAAGCCTCGGAAACCAATCGATGCCTATCTTCCATATTCCGCCACCTATCCAATATATATTATAGTACGAATACAATACATTTTGGTTAATAATGTCTATAAAAGTCCTATACATAAAATCTCATAACCTGAATTGGGCATTTTCCATATTTGATAACGCGAGATGACGCCCATTCCGTAACCAAAATTACATATTTGTCCGGTATCACTGTTTGCTAGCTAATGATTTATGAAATGCCGGCTAGATATTTATTGCAAGACGGATTATTTCGATCCGGTTTTTTCTTCCTTGTCCAACCAATCGACAAGAGCCCTTTGTCCGGCTACGTTCACCTCTTGAAAGGTCGGCTGGCGCCCGGTCTCCGAATTGCGGATAAGATGGCTGAAAAAACGGTTGAACAATTCTTCCGGGATTTCAATGGTCAGTTTTTTTATAGTCACCTATTATTCTCCTAATGATTGATAAAGCTGATAGCTAGCCAAAGAGTCTCTACCACAAACAGTCCCTTTCCGATTTGGAACAGGTGGTCGGCGAGCCATTTGGGAAGGAAGATGTCAGTGATCTGGCCATTTTCCGCACCGGCTTTTTCAGCCATGATCCGCAGCGGGCAGGTCCAACGGTTGAAGATGAGTACGACGCCCTCGATCAGATGAGTGCCATAGGTGACGGCCAGTACCCAGGTGAAAGTCGCCGTAGCCGCTGCATAGACGTTGTAGACGAAGCAGGCTAACATCCACCAAAAGGCGATGCTGTGGACGGCTTTAATAATTAAAATACGACGGGCGCGGGTCACAGCCATGATCAGAGGGTTTCTTCCGGTAAATCCTCTTCTCTGGCCTGGGCGGTCAAGCCTTCACGGATCGCCTGCCGGATGTCACGAACGTGGATTAGCTTGAAATCTGGGGAGGGGGATTTGACCCGGGCAGCCGCCGGCACCAGGGCTTTCCTGAACCCCAACCGATCAGCCTCGGCAAGCCGCCGATCGATTTGAGGGACGTTGCGAATCTCGCCGGACAATCCGAGCTCGCCGATAGCCACTAGGTGTGGATCAACCGGAGCATTTTTATAACTCGACGCGATGGCCAGGGCAACAGCCAGATCGGCAGCCGGTTCATCGACGTGCAAGCCGCCGGTGGCAGAGGCAATGACGTCCTGGGTTCCGAGCTTCAAATAAGCCCTCCTCGATAGGACCGCTGTTATGATGAGGAGGCGCCCGAAATCGAGACCATTGGCGGTGCGGCGGGGCTGGCCGAAGCTGGTCATGTTGGTCAGCGCCTGAATTTCAACGAGCAAGGGCCTCGAGCCCTCCAAAACCGGCACCACGGCCGAACCTACGGTATTCTGGCGATCGCGGGAGAGAAAGACCTCCGAGGGGTTCTCGACTTGTCTCAAGCCGTCTTCTTTCATCTCGAAGATACCGACCTCAT
This is a stretch of genomic DNA from Dehalogenimonas etheniformans. It encodes these proteins:
- a CDS encoding beta-propeller domain-containing protein, yielding MKKIAIFGLSILAFAGMLIIPGCSAGEVKDPVSGLPVFASEEALVSAFTQAQARGYSGGYYAKEGIMPPVLAPVAGAANAASDAAYSGTNIQVAGVDEADIVKTDGKYVYVVSGSTIYIVQAFPADTAKIIAQIAITGFTPRELFVDGDRLAVFGSTYSTGGDPGYPTILPADVKGGIAIMPYPVQSGLVSVKLYDIKDRSNPKLLKSIDIEGSYLTSRKIGADVYFVVNSYPRYAQTKPTAADLIPAYRETVGDAKPGNFQPIAGYNQIGYIPPVQAASFLTIASMSMTDANREVGKTVIAGSGENVYASLDSLYVAQTSWPAYTGIGEVVTDNTQNTVVTKFSLKGGNATFAATGKVKGHILNQFAMDEFNGYFRIATTISGYVNSRDTSTNNIYVLDSSMKDAGALEDVAPGESIYAVRFMGKRAYMVTFLHVDPLFVIDLSQPASPKILGKLKIPGYSDYLEPYDETHLIGIGHEVDPSIDAGLIHTENAVYYTAIQGVKLSLFDVSDVANPIEVYKEVIGDRGTETIVGDDHKALLFDKQSGLLVLPVTVAQLKPGQPKNQQGEYIFQGAYVYNLTLKSGFALKGKVTHYDSTDVFQKSGMYFYGGPAEITRSLYIGDVLYTVSQSRLQLNDLGNLATLKVLPFGQK
- a CDS encoding MarC family protein; translation: MQTLAAATIYLLALINPISKVFFLASAEDVKRGRDLLIVSLESSAAALLILVVFIILGNIVFTQVFHVDIYSFEILGGIVLFSMGYRALTKGVFYEAQESQHLTEHAIMPLASPLIAGPATITAVIALTAQNGMLQTSLATFIAIAINFVFMLIAIPLFNLLRHYNLIGALIRVTGLIVSMISVQLILEGLRRWIATL
- a CDS encoding APC family permease translates to MVSETTPGLERRLGLFPVVLSGLGVTIGAGIYVLIGAAAESAGNAVWLSFALAAAVASFTAVSYARLVRLRPKNAPEYQFVTLAFNRRLGFLAGWLTTWSMIISTAVISLGFAGYLENLFHVPPIAGALGLMAVMTVIVFSGMRKSVALLIGLTVPTVLGLVAVILIGVPHIGTFNLFETASGFTGVFGATALVFFALLGFETMANLAEEMKKPEKDLPKAMLFVLAISAVLYVLVSVSVVSVLGFSDLSLSTAPMADVASRTVGSQAGAFIAVLSLTATSSSGLFLLMSSSRAVWAMSCAGVLPLPFCSINQQRTPWIAILGVGILASLFVFLENIEVVAQVTNIAVLLAFAGVNAAAIKLADRIEPNPSRLMQARIVPALGLVLSGWLALNTGTIALIFGGVLTAVGLVYYNIILRKRAGTAD